One region of Pseudomonas sp. B21-040 genomic DNA includes:
- a CDS encoding neuraminidase-like domain-containing protein — protein sequence MALNTMAGLLEKRRSALVDYCIGQVGKGADQKFGFLRTPADLFELLRLDPLDNYPVQSSWVAEATSCAQQFIHAAYRKLEPGYAAIEFDKQHLSTWELYSNYSDWASLQLIAMYPENFINPFVRQRKTSLFKVLENDLNQTRLNTDSVQTALQNYLQTFEQTCNLDVLSSYMDGTSPIHADYYFVGRQRVPPFQYFWRKAAVELSASSDAVNPAAWSEWQVVDIPVGVKVLDMRPVFWSGRLCLVWAERQDEVKIKEGGENLPHRLDINVAFMAQNGQWSAPLSLHKSAYYNDSSDGARLIATVWATPEHPKGKLGVLLTNGEAAPASLSVTAVRDVLFRPVVEDDGGWLEQAAAHRFVTAQTVQHPLMNQPAIVATVGTVGNLTDYLDLLAVAFRVGHNDVLFVQGLLRPTNGADTDEEFSLKLISRTSSDPADLTIAKPLSGGWGTSWQVYTRAKGSWAKPVFTFGSANGGTKRFELTIVNVTDFTPASLLKNTLNAAQFLDLSKSALAFKYVRLNSLFGPELVQRSNISVDAVLDWDTQFLPEPPPSAGAIIEPNGAFNGANGLFFWELFFHLPHLIAARLQAEDRYLEAQKWLHYLFDPQATESSKPPNPKPLYWRCRPLNVEGNVSCEAQALTDPDAIGYSAPYHFKILVFTEYVKNLVAWGDWYYRQLTRDSLVAAKLCYVQAEFLMGKAPSVRTANSWLTDTVGSLLSKSRSRPALEQFEQTLAFSLADFPATADAPPEFGLLANKPFKCPINEQLLGLYDLPGQRLHNLRNNLTLDGTPLQIPLFSPPTDPNQLLRDLATGNVAGPRPMGGRLVVGAFRWRVTFETAMRAVQTLQEYGSQVLRLLEQRDRAEQEEMQQNHLVELGSYAQTVQEQTIVQLQASVTALEQSRAVARERAEAYARRYDENVTAVEYDVMESLHKSKILALTSSSIKPVGAALAALPNVFGLANGGHRLEKITDAVCFGLEIASSVLQLDADKKATTEGYRRRREEWQLQRDQALAEVRAIDEQITAQTHAVQAARTSLEQTLKANSQAVTVFTFLKKRATNEELFGWLLGQFKALHYQAYDAVVSLCLNAQASLSAETGDYDSQIPLPQVWLDNRYGLTAGEHLRGHLLRMEREYLQRHERRLELVKTVSLRQLFEDLIDPQTGVTGWAQALTQLKDKGVLEFKLTQLLFDRDHPGHYCRQISSVEVDLPVLTGPYQDVRATLLQISSMVATKASTQSVRYLHSTGTGVAPADVLVNLRSGQHIALSVGIADNGMVAMKPDEGLLNPFENTGVVSRWMLKFPWPKKAPQVAMLASLTDIIVRVRYTARFGEPIFVRTVEDLVTTAEMAAQQTTLEGAGNHE from the coding sequence ATGGCACTGAACACGATGGCTGGCCTGCTCGAAAAACGGCGTTCCGCGCTGGTCGACTACTGCATCGGGCAAGTCGGCAAGGGCGCCGATCAGAAGTTTGGCTTCCTCAGAACCCCGGCCGACCTGTTCGAACTGTTGCGTCTGGACCCGCTGGACAATTACCCGGTGCAGAGCTCCTGGGTCGCCGAAGCAACGAGCTGCGCCCAGCAGTTCATTCATGCGGCCTACCGCAAGCTTGAGCCCGGTTATGCTGCGATCGAGTTCGACAAGCAGCACCTGTCCACCTGGGAGCTTTACAGCAATTACTCCGATTGGGCGTCGCTGCAATTGATCGCGATGTACCCGGAGAACTTCATCAACCCCTTTGTGCGCCAGCGCAAGACCAGCCTGTTCAAGGTGCTCGAAAACGACCTGAACCAGACACGCCTGAACACTGATTCTGTGCAAACGGCTTTGCAGAACTACCTGCAAACCTTCGAGCAGACCTGCAATCTGGACGTGCTCAGCAGCTACATGGACGGGACCTCGCCGATACACGCGGACTATTACTTCGTCGGTCGCCAACGGGTGCCGCCGTTCCAGTACTTCTGGCGCAAGGCAGCGGTTGAGCTTTCAGCCTCCTCTGACGCCGTCAATCCGGCCGCGTGGAGTGAATGGCAAGTTGTGGATATTCCCGTCGGAGTGAAGGTGCTGGACATGCGCCCGGTGTTCTGGAGCGGGCGGCTGTGTCTGGTTTGGGCCGAGCGGCAGGACGAGGTGAAGATCAAGGAAGGCGGCGAGAACCTACCACACCGGCTGGATATCAATGTGGCGTTCATGGCCCAGAACGGTCAGTGGTCCGCGCCGTTGAGCCTGCACAAATCCGCGTATTACAATGATAGTTCCGACGGCGCGCGGCTGATTGCGACCGTGTGGGCGACCCCTGAGCACCCCAAGGGAAAACTGGGGGTGTTGTTGACAAACGGCGAGGCTGCCCCGGCGTCTCTCAGCGTGACGGCAGTGCGTGATGTGCTGTTTCGGCCAGTGGTTGAAGATGATGGCGGCTGGCTGGAGCAGGCGGCGGCACACCGCTTTGTTACCGCTCAGACCGTGCAGCATCCGCTGATGAATCAGCCGGCTATCGTCGCTACGGTAGGAACGGTGGGCAACTTGACGGACTACCTGGATCTGCTGGCCGTGGCGTTTCGTGTGGGACACAACGATGTGCTTTTCGTTCAGGGGCTTTTGCGGCCCACGAATGGTGCCGACACCGACGAAGAATTTAGTTTGAAGTTGATAAGCAGAACCAGCAGCGACCCGGCAGATCTCACAATTGCCAAGCCCCTTTCCGGCGGGTGGGGAACCTCATGGCAGGTCTATACGCGGGCAAAAGGATCATGGGCGAAACCGGTGTTTACGTTTGGCAGTGCCAACGGCGGCACTAAAAGATTTGAATTAACGATCGTCAACGTGACCGACTTCACCCCGGCCTCACTGTTGAAAAACACCCTCAATGCCGCGCAGTTTCTCGATCTTTCAAAGTCGGCGCTGGCATTCAAATACGTGCGACTGAATTCGCTATTCGGCCCCGAACTGGTTCAGCGCTCGAACATCTCTGTCGACGCCGTGCTGGATTGGGACACCCAGTTTTTGCCGGAACCTCCACCCAGCGCTGGAGCGATCATCGAGCCCAACGGTGCGTTCAACGGCGCCAATGGCTTGTTTTTCTGGGAGCTGTTTTTTCACTTGCCACATTTGATCGCGGCCCGTTTGCAGGCAGAGGATCGTTACCTCGAGGCACAAAAGTGGCTGCATTACCTGTTTGATCCGCAAGCGACGGAGTCATCTAAACCGCCGAATCCGAAACCACTTTATTGGCGTTGCCGCCCCTTGAACGTCGAGGGCAATGTGAGCTGTGAAGCCCAGGCTCTGACCGACCCGGACGCGATCGGTTATTCCGCGCCTTATCATTTCAAGATTTTGGTGTTCACCGAGTACGTCAAGAATCTGGTGGCCTGGGGCGACTGGTATTACCGCCAACTCACCCGTGACAGCCTGGTGGCGGCCAAGTTGTGCTATGTCCAGGCCGAGTTTCTGATGGGTAAAGCGCCGTCGGTGCGAACGGCCAACAGTTGGTTAACAGACACGGTTGGGAGTCTTTTGAGCAAGAGCCGTTCGCGGCCCGCGCTTGAGCAGTTTGAGCAAACCCTGGCGTTCAGCTTGGCGGACTTTCCTGCCACTGCCGATGCTCCGCCCGAATTCGGGCTGCTGGCAAACAAACCTTTCAAATGTCCGATCAATGAACAGTTGCTAGGCCTGTACGACTTACCTGGTCAACGCCTGCATAACTTGCGCAACAACCTCACCCTGGACGGTACACCGTTGCAGATACCGCTGTTCAGCCCGCCGACAGATCCCAACCAACTGTTGCGCGATCTGGCGACAGGCAACGTCGCCGGGCCAAGGCCAATGGGCGGGCGACTGGTGGTGGGCGCCTTCCGCTGGCGCGTGACGTTCGAGACGGCCATGCGTGCGGTGCAGACGTTGCAGGAATACGGAAGCCAAGTGCTGCGCTTGCTGGAGCAACGCGATCGGGCCGAACAAGAGGAGATGCAGCAGAACCACCTGGTGGAACTGGGCTCCTATGCCCAGACCGTGCAGGAACAGACCATCGTCCAGCTGCAGGCGAGCGTCACCGCACTCGAACAGAGCCGGGCCGTGGCGCGGGAGCGGGCCGAAGCGTATGCCCGGCGCTATGACGAAAACGTGACGGCGGTTGAATACGACGTCATGGAAAGCCTGCATAAGTCAAAAATACTGGCGCTGACATCCTCTAGCATCAAGCCTGTTGGCGCGGCACTCGCTGCGCTGCCCAATGTTTTCGGCCTGGCCAATGGTGGGCACCGCCTGGAAAAAATTACCGATGCCGTGTGCTTCGGACTGGAAATAGCCTCGTCGGTGCTGCAACTGGACGCGGATAAAAAAGCCACCACCGAAGGCTACCGCCGTCGCCGCGAAGAGTGGCAATTGCAACGCGATCAGGCGTTGGCGGAAGTCCGCGCCATCGACGAGCAGATCACCGCACAGACCCATGCCGTGCAAGCGGCCAGAACCAGCCTGGAACAAACCCTCAAGGCCAACAGCCAGGCAGTGACGGTGTTCACCTTCTTGAAAAAACGGGCGACGAACGAGGAGTTGTTCGGCTGGTTGTTGGGGCAGTTCAAGGCGTTGCACTACCAGGCCTACGATGCTGTCGTCAGTTTGTGCCTCAATGCCCAGGCCTCGTTGAGCGCCGAAACCGGCGATTACGACTCGCAGATTCCATTGCCTCAGGTCTGGCTGGACAACCGTTACGGCCTGACGGCAGGGGAGCATCTGCGCGGACATTTATTGCGCATGGAGCGTGAGTACCTGCAACGGCATGAGCGACGGCTGGAACTGGTGAAGACCGTTTCACTGCGCCAATTGTTCGAGGATCTGATCGATCCACAGACGGGCGTGACCGGCTGGGCGCAGGCGTTGACTCAGTTGAAGGACAAGGGGGTATTGGAGTTCAAACTCACGCAACTGCTGTTTGATCGTGATCACCCCGGGCATTACTGCCGACAGATCAGCTCGGTCGAAGTCGATTTGCCCGTGCTGACCGGGCCATACCAGGACGTACGGGCTACGTTGCTGCAGATCAGCAGCATGGTGGCGACCAAGGCATCGACCCAGTCGGTGAGGTACTTGCACAGCACAGGCACCGGCGTGGCCCCGGCCGATGTGCTGGTCAACCTGCGCAGCGGTCAACACATCGCGTTGTCCGTAGGTATCGCCGACAACGGCATGGTGGCAATGAAGCCCGATGAAGGTTTGCTCAACCCCTTCGAAAACACCGGGGTGGTGTCGCGCTGGATGCTGAAATTCCCCTGGCCGAAAAAAGCGCCGCAAGTCGCCATGCTGGCCTCCTTGACCGACATCATCGTACGCGTTCGCTACACGGCCAGGTTCGGTGAGCCAATCTTTGTCCGAACCGTCGAAGACCTGGTGACAACAGCTGAAATGGCTGCACAGCAAACGACCCTTGAAGGAGCAGGCAACCATGAGTAA
- a CDS encoding Tc toxin subunit A codes for MANARPASQLLNQVFSEVQRTQYVTLKAYIDGGGSVVALVENGVKGLVSDFGLSPDDAHAFLRRANSLAIYVRRQFIEHSLRKHETDGEAVPGSGLLSMVVGPSFESLFSPDFDNFCPPQALESIASPVAYLIELLRWIEKRIESASIDTNKLPLHDRRKDLKLLAIDFKAVYQSVSSVDIIVSVLEAFIKEHGATPEVEPAVDVEQAMIVARYPNGLPYYQHWVTLDAVARHHGLSVGNFAHIVDMSFPYFLQDQAWDNDAGRALAHASRLGPYQRTLLTENFVGIGGLAPFYLLNFGADKEEWRDLNEVRIFGERTKLDTPGLEALLSVRGFAPVRSANVTYPEPAPTGPESEQCGSVYLNANVHPGVSITEPGTSSSSRHKLSADPAVVAGLVRYDRMNRKLRLDQWLDLPSDQVDALLAAAIKAEVRGSAPAAAWKITDNVVHALGLFQLLRERYGCTAPDFAAFIDELSTYGRGEALSQFDQVFNGQGDYRQPLRLDGETFPVLPAEGDSELTVTQLCSALAIDLKTYRYLALAIAGAHGVTNNTLARNAAVISSFYRMVKLPRLLGITPVEGVLMLTLLGGESWLNGLAGKPRINQNRINTPDVLNLIYAMHSCVQWCADRKIDVLWMLQQVSAPQALAAASEAELQLFEQLRNLLPGAVFTNTALLMAGVPPLAGASWLDLLTQLVDTDGLVLAYPGSEAQYRDFARRKLDDAVKDGLGENSETLRAVIVEKMLVVLLQAQEAQASAVKECLAVYSGVNAEQAIHVLAWANATVSQLLRQVLERSVPDAAAPVRGRNEQLDPLLALLADVRRRSAVVAKLDLSATLLQDYLNYGHKAWLGQADKHAFTVRTLYYLTSLTRAFEMSEQPAQKLLDYLREVNALPSPLTGDALQLAQQAASIRLAAFFDWSVQEVRECASRIDPTLKIVKDLPQLDLLMRIRVTAAHTGMDALTIFLMGTLPEAVDKPAYEEAAEHALPSLAQSPAPLISFTEDLKSIVTMTCAVDKTEVVANKPGEKITFSVTLNDAAGKALTGVIVYWSATLGSITAQATWVDGVAKAEFIPGRVMGTDTPLFWLDLFEPEYAPTINVVFDATTLQFPTPLKSRIPLGPVASGQEIELYATLMDRHQNLAKNSLVRWIDTTPAVDPVDPPDGAQAELVIRPVQGYTNQEGMTRVFVSSPTGGTFEITVMAEAGESQSHFEPITFEGNEAAQ; via the coding sequence TCCCCCGATTTCGACAATTTTTGCCCGCCACAGGCGCTGGAGTCGATTGCTTCGCCAGTGGCCTATCTGATCGAGTTGTTGAGGTGGATCGAGAAACGTATCGAGTCCGCATCAATCGACACGAATAAACTGCCACTGCATGACCGACGCAAGGATCTGAAACTGCTGGCCATCGACTTCAAGGCAGTTTATCAATCGGTGTCTTCGGTGGACATCATCGTCTCGGTGCTGGAAGCGTTCATCAAGGAACATGGCGCGACTCCCGAAGTTGAACCGGCCGTGGATGTTGAACAGGCCATGATCGTGGCGCGCTACCCCAACGGGCTGCCTTACTACCAGCATTGGGTCACGCTGGATGCGGTGGCCCGACACCATGGCCTGTCGGTTGGCAACTTTGCACACATCGTGGATATGTCCTTCCCTTATTTTTTGCAGGATCAAGCGTGGGACAACGATGCGGGGCGTGCGCTGGCCCATGCATCGCGACTGGGGCCTTACCAGCGCACATTGCTGACGGAAAACTTCGTTGGCATTGGCGGTCTGGCCCCCTTTTATTTGTTGAACTTTGGTGCCGACAAGGAGGAATGGCGGGACCTTAATGAGGTGCGAATTTTCGGTGAGCGAACCAAGCTCGACACGCCGGGGCTTGAGGCTTTGCTGTCGGTGCGCGGTTTCGCGCCAGTGCGCTCGGCTAACGTGACGTACCCAGAACCCGCCCCGACGGGACCGGAAAGCGAGCAATGCGGTTCGGTTTACCTCAACGCCAACGTACACCCTGGGGTCAGCATCACGGAACCTGGAACCAGCTCTTCGTCCCGGCACAAATTGTCAGCGGACCCCGCCGTCGTTGCAGGCCTCGTCCGATACGACCGGATGAATCGAAAGTTGCGCCTGGATCAGTGGCTGGACCTGCCCAGTGATCAGGTGGATGCGCTGTTGGCAGCGGCTATCAAGGCTGAAGTCCGCGGTAGCGCGCCAGCCGCCGCGTGGAAGATCACTGACAACGTGGTGCATGCCCTCGGCTTGTTTCAATTGTTACGCGAGCGTTATGGCTGTACGGCGCCAGACTTTGCCGCATTTATCGATGAGCTGTCGACTTATGGGCGGGGGGAAGCGCTTTCTCAGTTTGATCAGGTCTTCAATGGCCAGGGAGATTATCGCCAACCCTTGAGGCTTGACGGGGAAACCTTCCCTGTATTGCCCGCAGAGGGGGATTCTGAGTTGACTGTCACCCAGTTATGCAGCGCGCTGGCAATCGATCTGAAGACCTACCGCTACCTGGCCCTGGCGATTGCCGGGGCGCATGGCGTTACCAACAACACTTTGGCGCGCAACGCGGCGGTCATCTCCAGTTTTTACCGCATGGTGAAGCTGCCACGCCTGTTGGGCATCACGCCGGTCGAAGGCGTCCTGATGCTGACTTTACTGGGGGGGGAATCCTGGCTCAATGGCTTGGCGGGCAAGCCCCGGATCAATCAAAACAGGATCAATACACCCGATGTGCTGAACCTCATCTACGCCATGCATTCCTGTGTGCAGTGGTGTGCGGATCGCAAGATTGATGTGCTGTGGATGTTGCAGCAAGTGTCTGCACCACAGGCCTTGGCGGCCGCTTCTGAGGCTGAGCTCCAGTTGTTCGAGCAGCTTCGCAACCTGTTGCCCGGTGCCGTGTTTACCAACACGGCGTTGTTGATGGCCGGTGTACCGCCGCTGGCCGGCGCCAGTTGGCTGGACCTGCTGACGCAACTGGTCGACACCGATGGGCTGGTCCTTGCTTACCCCGGTTCGGAGGCGCAATACCGGGACTTTGCCCGAAGAAAACTCGATGACGCCGTGAAAGATGGCCTCGGCGAAAACAGTGAAACACTGCGCGCCGTTATCGTCGAGAAAATGCTCGTCGTGCTGTTGCAGGCGCAAGAGGCTCAGGCCTCGGCGGTCAAGGAGTGCCTGGCGGTTTACTCGGGTGTCAACGCCGAACAGGCGATACACGTGCTGGCTTGGGCAAACGCGACGGTCTCGCAATTGTTGCGTCAGGTGCTCGAGCGCAGTGTGCCTGATGCCGCGGCACCTGTGAGGGGGCGCAATGAACAGCTGGACCCACTGCTGGCGCTATTGGCTGATGTGCGGCGGCGCAGTGCCGTGGTGGCGAAGCTGGACCTCAGTGCCACGCTGCTCCAGGACTACCTGAATTACGGCCACAAAGCCTGGTTGGGCCAGGCCGACAAACACGCGTTTACGGTGCGCACGCTTTACTACCTGACATCGCTCACCCGGGCTTTCGAGATGAGCGAGCAACCGGCGCAAAAACTGCTCGATTACCTGCGCGAGGTCAACGCCCTGCCTTCACCGCTGACCGGGGATGCATTGCAACTGGCCCAGCAGGCCGCTTCGATCCGGCTGGCCGCTTTCTTCGACTGGAGCGTGCAGGAAGTGCGCGAGTGCGCCAGCCGTATTGATCCGACACTCAAGATTGTGAAAGACCTTCCCCAGCTGGATCTGCTGATGCGCATTCGGGTGACGGCGGCGCACACCGGCATGGACGCCTTGACCATTTTCCTGATGGGCACGTTACCGGAGGCCGTCGACAAGCCTGCCTACGAGGAGGCAGCCGAACATGCGTTGCCGAGTCTCGCGCAATCCCCCGCGCCGCTGATCAGCTTCACTGAAGATCTGAAGTCAATCGTCACCATGACCTGTGCCGTGGACAAGACCGAGGTCGTGGCCAACAAGCCGGGGGAGAAGATCACCTTTTCGGTGACACTCAACGATGCTGCCGGCAAGGCGTTGACGGGGGTCATTGTTTACTGGAGCGCCACCCTTGGCAGCATTACTGCCCAAGCAACCTGGGTCGATGGTGTCGCCAAAGCCGAGTTCATTCCCGGCAGGGTCATGGGTACGGACACGCCGTTGTTCTGGCTGGATCTGTTCGAGCCTGAGTACGCCCCCACCATCAACGTCGTGTTCGATGCGACTACCTTGCAATTTCCGACACCCCTCAAGTCGCGAATTCCATTGGGGCCCGTTGCAAGTGGTCAGGAAATCGAGCTCTACGCCACGCTGATGGATCGCCATCAAAACCTCGCGAAAAACAGCCTCGTACGCTGGATAGACACGACGCCAGCGGTGGATCCGGTGGATCCACCGGATGGGGCCCAGGCTGAGTTGGTCATCCGCCCAGTGCAGGGCTACACCAACCAGGAAGGTATGACGCGAGTGTTTGTCTCCAGCCCTACCGGCGGAACGTTCGAGATCACTGTCATGGCTGAAGCGGGGGAGTCGCAATCTCATTTCGAACCCATCACTTTCGAAGGCAACGAGGCCGCCCAATGA